Proteins co-encoded in one Sulfurimonas sp. HSL1-2 genomic window:
- a CDS encoding DNA polymerase III subunit delta' yields the protein MSSFERSHIILAEEIEERFEAFRQAVHPSRVVGFVRDDFLIEDAKAVIAEAYISEASLKYVVLAAKQFNIYSQNALLKLLEEPPANIALVIIASSKSVLLPTVRSRLPILNELSGEAPQGVELTLGALDLGALYGFVTSVGRMDRHESKALIERLFYQASVVEKLPLSEEQLDAFDRAFRLLEVNARLQNVLLSVLMSFLPEQRRAG from the coding sequence ATGAGTAGTTTCGAACGCAGCCACATCATTCTCGCCGAAGAGATCGAGGAGCGTTTCGAGGCTTTCAGGCAGGCGGTCCATCCAAGCCGCGTCGTCGGGTTCGTCCGCGACGACTTTCTCATCGAAGACGCCAAGGCGGTCATCGCCGAAGCCTACATCAGCGAGGCGTCGCTGAAGTACGTCGTACTGGCGGCGAAACAGTTCAATATCTACTCACAGAACGCCCTGCTCAAACTGCTCGAAGAACCCCCCGCCAACATCGCCCTCGTCATCATCGCGTCGAGCAAGTCGGTTCTGCTGCCGACGGTCCGTTCGCGCCTGCCGATCCTCAATGAGCTCTCCGGTGAAGCGCCGCAGGGGGTCGAACTGACCCTCGGAGCGCTTGACCTGGGGGCGCTGTACGGTTTTGTCACCTCGGTGGGACGGATGGACCGTCACGAGTCCAAGGCGCTGATCGAGCGGCTCTTCTACCAGGCGAGCGTCGTCGAGAAGCTGCCGCTGAGCGAAGAGCAGCTCGATGCCTTTGACCGGGCATTCCGGCTGCTTGAAGTGAACGCACGGCTGCAGAACGTCCTTTTGAGCGTATTGATGTCCTTTTTACCGGAGCAGCGGCGTGCGGGTTGA
- the folP gene encoding dihydropteroate synthase translates to MLSPRSDIAALLENLDVDAGGRKILAAKAALHFLYIRDLHVGAANILKQDALSVGADLAVPKGTIVAKTPRVDALLLATTRQLQELSRKELAQPFGLKELAAELKRFAGMQKPGPAKVMGVVNTNEDSFFAGSRFKDSAAVAHIETMIEEGAEIIDLGGVSSRPGSAAVSEHEELERVKPVIDAAYAHRLYERAAFSLDSYAPRVISYALERGFSIVNDITGLADDAVAKLCGEYGATAVIMHMQGTPQTMQAQPEYSDLFGELTDFFEARIAKAKAFGVEQIVLDVGIGFGKSLEHNLKLIRDLAHFRRFGYPLLVGASRKSMIAKIVPSEPSERLPGTLALHLEAVRNGAEIIRAHDVKAHTQALKVYEALYHA, encoded by the coding sequence ATGCTTTCACCCCGGAGCGATATCGCGGCGCTTCTGGAAAACCTCGACGTCGATGCCGGCGGGCGGAAGATCCTTGCCGCCAAGGCGGCTCTGCACTTCCTCTATATCCGTGACCTTCACGTCGGTGCGGCGAATATCCTCAAGCAGGATGCCCTCTCCGTCGGCGCGGACCTGGCCGTGCCCAAAGGCACCATCGTCGCAAAGACCCCGCGGGTCGACGCCCTGCTGCTGGCTACGACACGGCAGCTGCAGGAGCTCTCCCGCAAGGAGCTGGCACAGCCCTTCGGCCTCAAAGAGCTGGCCGCGGAGCTCAAGCGTTTCGCCGGCATGCAAAAGCCCGGACCGGCAAAGGTCATGGGGGTCGTCAATACCAACGAGGACAGCTTTTTCGCGGGGAGCCGTTTTAAAGACAGCGCCGCGGTGGCGCACATCGAAACGATGATAGAGGAGGGGGCGGAGATCATCGATCTCGGCGGAGTCTCCTCCCGGCCGGGCTCGGCGGCGGTGTCCGAGCACGAAGAGCTCGAGCGGGTGAAGCCCGTCATCGATGCGGCCTATGCCCACCGCCTCTACGAGCGCGCGGCGTTCAGCCTCGACAGCTATGCCCCGAGGGTCATCTCCTATGCGCTCGAACGCGGTTTCAGCATTGTCAACGACATCACGGGACTGGCCGACGACGCTGTGGCAAAGCTCTGCGGTGAATACGGGGCCACGGCCGTCATCATGCACATGCAGGGGACCCCGCAGACCATGCAGGCGCAGCCGGAGTACAGTGATCTTTTCGGGGAGCTGACCGACTTTTTCGAAGCACGGATCGCCAAGGCGAAAGCGTTCGGGGTTGAGCAGATCGTCCTCGACGTCGGCATCGGCTTTGGAAAGAGCCTTGAACACAACCTCAAACTCATCCGCGACCTGGCGCATTTCAGACGCTTCGGGTACCCGCTGCTCGTCGGGGCCAGCCGTAAGTCGATGATTGCTAAAATTGTTCCCTCCGAACCGTCTGAACGGTTACCGGGAACGCTGGCCCTGCATCTCGAAGCCGTGCGCAACGGTGCCGAGATCATCCGGGCGCACGACGTCAAGGCGCATACACAGGCGCTGAAGGTTTACGAGGCACTTTATCACGCATAA
- a CDS encoding inorganic phosphate transporter has protein sequence MDIRTVKKMEKKAVKSSKNDFTKLGLALFFMVGVLFYSSVTHSGVTNSLFLAIAALFGAYMALNIGANDVANNVGPAVGSRALTMGGAIIIAAIFEASGALIAGGDVVGTIKKGIIDPSAFVDASQFIWAMTAALLAGGLWLNLATSMGAPVSTTHSIVGGVMGAGIAASGFGAVAWGTMGTIAASWVISPLLGGVIAALFLFTIKKTMIYKEDKLSAMKKMVPLYVSVMGWAFVTYLMLKGVKHIVKVDFPTALGIGFIAAVVIYLVVKPMVAKAAVSLRNHRDDVNKLFTIPLIFAAALLSFAHGANDVANAVGPLAGIADAVQHSVISTKASIPMWVMLVGAIGIALGLALYGPKLIRTVGSEITELDQVRAYSIAMAAAITVIVASQLGLPVSSTHIAIGGVFGVGFLREFLYHTKEEELIRVERRQLIEDEKLLHALNAEKETLEARQGKSQEDYERIVQLYRMIEDEEEKIRLDKKQLKRAQKIKYVKRDAIKKIIAAWVITVPAAAVLSAAIFYTIRGMML, from the coding sequence ATGGATATTAGAACCGTCAAAAAAATGGAGAAGAAGGCTGTCAAAAGCTCGAAAAACGATTTCACGAAATTGGGGCTTGCCCTCTTTTTCATGGTCGGCGTTCTCTTTTACAGTTCCGTAACGCATTCGGGCGTTACCAACAGCCTTTTCCTGGCGATCGCCGCACTGTTCGGGGCCTATATGGCACTCAACATCGGTGCGAACGACGTTGCGAACAATGTCGGTCCCGCGGTAGGCTCGCGGGCACTGACGATGGGCGGTGCGATCATTATCGCGGCCATCTTTGAAGCGAGCGGGGCCCTTATTGCCGGCGGCGATGTCGTGGGCACGATCAAGAAGGGGATTATCGACCCTTCGGCCTTCGTGGATGCTTCCCAGTTCATCTGGGCGATGACCGCGGCACTGCTGGCGGGCGGGCTCTGGCTGAACCTGGCGACGTCGATGGGCGCACCGGTCTCAACGACGCACTCCATTGTCGGGGGCGTTATGGGTGCGGGGATCGCCGCGTCCGGTTTCGGTGCGGTGGCGTGGGGGACAATGGGAACCATCGCCGCCAGCTGGGTCATCTCTCCGCTGCTCGGCGGGGTGATCGCCGCACTCTTTCTCTTTACGATCAAAAAGACGATGATCTACAAAGAGGATAAACTGAGTGCGATGAAAAAGATGGTCCCGCTCTATGTCTCCGTGATGGGGTGGGCCTTTGTCACCTACCTGATGCTCAAAGGGGTCAAGCACATCGTCAAAGTCGACTTCCCGACGGCACTCGGGATCGGTTTTATTGCCGCCGTTGTCATCTACCTCGTGGTCAAGCCGATGGTCGCCAAGGCGGCCGTTTCCCTGCGCAACCACCGTGATGACGTCAACAAACTCTTTACGATCCCCCTGATCTTCGCCGCGGCGCTGCTCAGTTTTGCCCACGGGGCCAACGACGTTGCCAACGCCGTCGGTCCGCTCGCTGGGATCGCTGATGCCGTGCAGCACAGCGTCATCAGTACCAAGGCGAGCATCCCGATGTGGGTCATGCTCGTCGGTGCCATCGGGATCGCACTGGGGCTGGCCCTGTACGGCCCGAAACTGATCCGCACCGTCGGCAGCGAGATCACCGAGCTTGACCAGGTCCGTGCCTACAGTATTGCGATGGCGGCGGCCATTACCGTCATCGTCGCCTCACAGCTCGGTCTTCCGGTCAGCTCCACGCATATCGCCATCGGCGGTGTCTTTGGCGTCGGCTTCCTGCGCGAGTTCCTCTACCATACGAAGGAGGAGGAACTGATCCGCGTCGAGCGCCGCCAGCTCATCGAGGACGAGAAGCTGCTGCATGCGCTCAATGCCGAAAAAGAGACCCTGGAAGCAAGACAGGGCAAAAGCCAGGAGGATTATGAACGTATCGTTCAACTGTACCGGATGATTGAGGATGAAGAGGAGAAGATCCGTCTCGACAAAAAACAGCTTAAGCGTGCCCAGAAGATCAAGTATGTCAAACGCGATGCGATCAAGAAGATTATCGCGGCGTGGGTGATCACGGTTCCCGCTGCCGCCGTTCTGTCCGCCGCAATCTTCTATACGATCCGCGGCATGATGCTCTAA
- a CDS encoding HobA family DNA replication regulator — MQSFMKWMLETIRAEGASFNWVEENRFEWTASTMLAVSQIVSGKTIVLVTDRKRKWFQHYISTTINQLSNDRPMVPLISLDRIYPEFDEMTSGDAMDMLADMLDLSFDSNYFFWYVGKGSDPRSEIAKRADNSCLWLLDEEFGHAMKLRSFDPYLDIKLIQLYRLFDLSLNAVLFGEIDTDE; from the coding sequence ATGCAGTCGTTCATGAAATGGATGCTCGAGACCATACGCGCCGAAGGGGCGTCGTTCAACTGGGTCGAAGAGAACCGTTTCGAGTGGACGGCTTCCACGATGCTGGCCGTGTCGCAGATCGTCTCGGGCAAGACGATCGTCCTGGTGACCGACCGCAAACGCAAATGGTTCCAGCACTACATCTCGACGACGATCAACCAGCTCTCCAACGACCGGCCGATGGTCCCGCTGATCAGCCTGGACCGGATCTACCCGGAGTTCGACGAGATGACGAGCGGGGACGCGATGGACATGCTGGCCGATATGCTCGACCTCTCCTTCGACAGCAACTACTTCTTCTGGTACGTCGGCAAGGGGAGCGACCCGCGCTCCGAGATCGCCAAGCGGGCGGACAACAGCTGCCTCTGGCTTCTTGACGAAGAGTTCGGGCATGCGATGAAACTGCGCTCCTTCGACCCCTACCTGGATATCAAACTGATCCAGCTCTACCGGCTTTTCGATCTTTCGCTCAATGCCGTGCTCTTCGGGGAAATCGACACGGATGAGTAG